The genomic interval CACAAAAGAAGGCTCATTCTCTTGTACAAAATGCTTGCTTTATAATAACTCCTGTTTttgctactttaaaaagtgtgatTTCTCATCTTCACTATGTCTACAGGAAAATGTGTGTTAGTTGGTCTGACCTGAGAAGTTATAATAACGCATCTTTTCTCATTTACTAATTCTTTAACTGTATGGACAGAACTCTCCCGTGACGGGTGATGTTCTGTGACTACCAAGGTAGACTAACTCATGACTATCGCAATAATGTGTCCTCTCGGCAAAATTCCAAGGGACTCACTTCTTACGAATTATTAGAGTGGATAAGCCTCCGACAGTCCTTCATTtcccaaacatttattgagcactataAACGGCATGCACCTATCGGTCTCCTATTTGGAAATCCCACATGAAAGGAACACATGGTTCCCCTACCCGTGGAAGTTAGAGTCTAACGGGAGTGACCAGAGTGGTAAAAAGTGAGGCTACAGGGTGGTAAGTGACTGGGCCCTGGGCAGTGCTCACAGACCGGACAACCGAGGCCGCACCTGGGGCCAGAAAAGGCTTCAAAGAGAACACAATTATGAAAGAGACTTGGAAGGGGCCGAGAAGTTAGCCTGGCCATGACGAACAACAAATGCTCTCAAAATTGGACACAAAATCAGCTTAAGACTGAGGAGCATTTGTGGATGGGTGCTGCTCCTGAGCCATTTAATCAGGATAAATTTGCTGGAGGAGATAAGCCCTGGGCAtacttttcagaaaagaaatCATAGCTGTAGGTAGACTAGCAGCCTCTGTGTCCCACTGGTCGGTGGCCTTACTCCAAACagatttaaacaaacaaacaaacactgtGCCTCTAGGacattcctagaagaaaacaggctgaAACACATGCCACCAATCACAAAAAAGTGGGTTAGGAACAGCAGTTCCCTGGCATACTCTGGGTGCCTCCGGACCTACTCCGGCTTCTGTGTCTGCTGGGCTCTTGGCTCAGGCCTTCTGGTGCCTGGTGCCGCCACATAAACGGGTGACCCCTCACCTTACGGAGAGCTGCCCCTAATGGTGCCACCAAGATCTCAGCACCGGGGTCAGGCTGCGCACTTTGTGTGCAGAGTAGCTCCAATTGATGAAAGCGCAGTGATAGAAGCCTTAGTACCAGCAACCAAATTTGACCAAGCACCCTAAACATACCACACCAGTGATTACACCAGGAGTTAGCAAACTACAGCATGCAGGCCAAATCTGGCCAACTGTCTGTTTCTGCAAATAAAGATTTACTGAAATACAGCCACGCGCGTTCATTCGCCTTTGGCCCCGGGCTGTGTTCTCACCACCCCAGCTCAGCTGAGGAGCCTCCACAGAGACCATGCGGCCCGCCAAGCCGCAAGAATTCACGTGAGGCCCTTCATAAACCTGTTTGCAGTCCCCTGCCCTATGCCACTGTTCAGTCCGCAGATCAAAgactttgttcttcttccctgGAATTTGCCATCGCGATTCCCATTCagtcacttatttattcattcgttAGTCAAGTAATATTTGTGAAGCAGCTTCTATGGACCCAGCACACGGATAAAGAAAAGGTTAGAAACTCATGGAGAAACAGACAACATAGCACAACACAGCGATGTTTCTGACAACCTAAGCACACGAGGGAAGGAAGCTGGAGGTGTCATCTTGCGGGTAAGACAGGCCGGAAGTCAGTTTGTTACAGGGGGATCAGAGGGGTGCAAAGCAAGAATATGGCTGGGTTAGCCTCCTGTTTGGGAAACTCAGGGGTGCCCATACAAGAGGGTAACCTAGTCACACTTAAAGGGGTGGAAGGACATCAAAGGGGGAGGGAACAAGACTAAACCACACCATTTGGAGTGATTCACGCAGCTCCAGGTAGTGCACAACGTGGGCACCTCAAGGGATTTGAAACATCAATGACTTAAATAATGATGTTGGAAATCTAAGTCACAATATATTTCATGACTTTGCAAAGGACACATTCAGGAGAGCTGGTCACCTCCAAGCATCTAGTGTTATTATCACCAGCTCTGCCCCCAATTTATAAGGCTTACATACCACTAGGTGTTGGACAAACACagtaaagaaaaagactgaacCCAAGTTTTAGCCAAGTTTGGTGTCACACGATGACCGACTGATATTTTCCCACTAACATCCCCAAAACTCACTGGGGCAAGAGAAGCCCAGCCTCATGTGTGAGCAGAGAGTAAACACCTCCTGAATGAATAATGGCTGAGCGTGATGCCCCCGTGGCTTTCTGATCAATGACAGTGGACGAAGTTAATAAATGGACGTACATTGTCAGAGGGAATATCTAGAAGGTAAGCTCAACTACAGATAAGGCAGAGCCAGTGACACTTAAAAATCGGCTTGATCTGTCCCTGGTTTTGACTCACCTAATATTTACCTCTCTAATAATGGATGAAAGCCAGAGCAATGGAAAATCCTTAAAAACCTGAACAGCCAAAGTCCGTGGAACGACTTCAGTGTGATCAATTTATTATCAACCAAACAGTAAGTGCTCAGTCTGACTGGGTACCTGCACAGCGGCTACACTTGACTAAGTCAGGCAGCTGTCCTTTACAAATGTTAATGAATTTATGCTAACATTTTCTTTTAGTTAAGTGATTTTAAGGTGACATTTATTTCTACCActttgaatttaaatatttaaatgtctgCTGATTGACCTAGGCAGAGTAAATACTACGGAAGAGTTAGAATGTTCTCTTGCTACAATAACAAATAAAACTGCTTCATTGTGGAAGGACCAGCACACCTCATCTTTTATGCAACAAATATAAATTCACATTTTGTTCAGTTAAGAAATATTGCTCGTATGGTTGGAAACCTTTACAGTAAATGTTATTTTGGGGATCCTCAAAGCTGGGAAGGGTATGAAATGCCAATTACAGTATTGGAAAATATACTCTATTCTAGTGTGATGAGCTACATTTACATGCTGAAAGGTAAATACTGCTaggttaaaaagaagaagaagaaaaagaagatggaTTTCTTGGCTCTGACGCCAGGAAAGCATTTTTGCACTGTGGTCTCTGGTGTAAGTGGAAATCACTGGTTGACAACCTACAGATATCTAAATagttctgaatatttttaaaacctaaatgaaaagaaaaacgcACACATAGattttctctcatcttttttCCGGTAACCAAGAAACTCAGGATTGCAGGTCTACAAGAATCTGCATCATCCCTCTCCCTCATCTAGCCGAGCTTCCTGTTTACTTGTGGTATCACAGCATGCTCttgcaaaaattaatttcaaataaaaaaggcAGGATAACAATTACTTTCAGCAGTAAAAGGTTACAGAGGAACACCACAGCTTAAGCACAGACAGCAtataattaagaataagaaaaaccaAAGCATTCTTGACTgcatattgcttttatttttctcctgatgGACCTACAGTTTACCTTAAAAGGTCTATTAAAAACCTGCCTCTACAGAAGATCTATTAAACATCACAAGCACACAGACACTCAGAGAATACAGGAGTAGGAAAAAAATGGGTCATCTCATAAAATTGATTATGTGAGCTCTCTATGTGCGGTGCGTATGTCAGCAACAAGGAAAAATAACCTCCAGATAAACAGTGCAGACAGTCTTTCTTCTGGAGAAAAACCTGTCTTTCTGTACATTGTGAAGcgaagggggcagggtgggagcagTTAAGTTTTATCCATGAGCATAAACATCAGGTTGGCTTTTGAAAAATGAGCCAAACCCAAAATAGCccagaaagaaatattttctaataaaaacgggtatatgtatttttttcccatcTAAATCTGGAACCCttactttcttattttaaacAAGCCAGAGATTGCAAGGTTCAATCTGTTTGGACAGAAAAGAATTTATGTAAATGTTTTGTTCAGGcccaaaagggaaagagagtttaaaTATACAGTACATGAAAGATGCATGCCCAACTTCAAAACAGCTTAGTGCACAGAAGGGGGAAAATAATCTGGCCTTCTGTTAGTAATTCCCAGCAGACTTTAAACTTAAATATCTTGCAATTTGAAACATCATTTCAATGACCCCAACAGTAAGAGATTAACCAAAATTTCATAACTGTCCCCTCCTGCCTTTAAGGTAGGAGAACAAGAAAGTCAAaggacaaatggaaacaaaatctgTATTTTGCACCCTCTCTCTGCACTGGAGAAAGGAAAACGAGGCAGATAAATCTGTATAACACTAAACCAAATCTCTTTAATTCCAGTCAGCTTTTATCACTCAGTCACTGCCTCTGCCTGTGGAAAAATTCATGCTAATTCCCCCTAGCAACAGCCTCAGCCTATCAGGAGGGTTTCTGTGCCATGCAGCTGCCAGACAGAGAATAACTCTAAGTAGGTCAGGCCTGTATTTCTAAAAATGCTACGGTCTAGTAACCCCACTGTCCcgtctgcctgccctgccccgtAATAACCTCAATTGCTTGGTGACACAATGACATACTGCCCCGTTAGAGTGCAATCACATCAAGCTACATTACTCCGCTTGGAGCATGACTGCGGGGTGGAGGCCCTCGGAGGGGCAGCATTAATCAGGCAGCCATTCATGTCCACCAGCACTTCACTCCAGAAATGGGGACTGTATTAATGACCAGCTGTTTGGActaacacaaacaaaacaacgtCTTCCACCCTGCTTGGTGCACAGACACGCTCTTCTGATCTGGCAGGTTTCACATCTTGACTAAATCGAAGATGTAAATTAAAATGGGCTCAGACAACATCAGCTTTGGCAACCTGGAAGTAAGTAGATTTAAATTATATTACATGTGATTCAAAAAGCTATTGATTTAATATGCACAGCTTTCCCTGCCTCCAATTTTCCCTATTTcacattaaaaagggaaatgCATACATGAGTAAAGCAATACATCCACGCACATTACCCGCGGATCCAAACAGACAGAGCTGAGCTGAAACTGACTCCTCTTCAGGCAGAGAAACAAAGCGGGGCGGAGGAATTGTGCTGCGTGAACACAAATACAAACACGAAATGAATCCCGTGGAGGAACCACTCTAAGCCTCCCAGCCAATCGGCTCCTGCACCCTCTCTGTGGGGCTGGAGTCACACCAACATCTCGAAGCAGGCAGACAGGCAGGGAAGTGAGCGCGGCCTTCAAGCCCCAGCCGTGGCGGCCTGACTTCCCGGGGGTCACCAGCAGAGTGCTGTCTGGCCTCAAGGCCTCAGGGGCTCCTTCAGGGTCTAGACCAGGGCCAGCAACGCACACCAGACCCTCAGAGGAGCTTTTGAATTCCAAAATGGGAATTCTAGGATTTAACTGACCATATTTGTTGGAATGTAATAATGCaccaaaataagcaaacaaaatgtGTGTttaagcagagggaggagatgggaAAACACCTCGTGTTGATGGGGTATGCACTGATATTTTCTTGCATGATTAATCTGAATTCTTAAGGGTTCACAGTTTCATTTAATAAACACATCCCCCCCAACAGATTGACAATTCAGCCTTCAATTATTCATAATTCAGCAAGTCTTCAAAGCGGAATCCATCAGTATTTGATTTACAAACATAGAAAATTCCTTAATCCACTTGCCCTTGTTTGAACTGGGTTTGATACCTTAGTCATGACTATCTTCTTCACTTTGTGGCACACATCACGTCGTTATTCTTGGAGAGATACAGCCACTGACGCAACCATGAACCGCTAATTACAAGCTGCTGACATTCTGCTTGTCTATGCAGCTTTGAAGTCCTaagtctgtttttctctcttacGCTTGCTCAGATTCATATCCCACCCCCAGCCCGATTTAgacccccttccttctttccacttTCAGCCCTTCTGGATTCACTCTAGGACTATCTGGAGAAAGCGGCAGGAGTGACTGGATTCTCCACCTTGCTTTCTTTCCACTCCCTGTGACTCCCATGCACACAGATCTACAGTTGGGAGGTACAGTAATAGGATCCCCGCCCAGCCCCACCCGCAGGAATGCGCCAACAGCTGGCCAAACATAACCCGACACACAAAGCTGCCTTTGTAGACACAGTAACACGCAGTGGACGGGCCAGACAGGCGCCTCAGAAGAGCTCCCCATGACAGCTGGGGAAGCTACCCAGCCCAGGTTGGAGCTGACTCCCCCTAGCCGGGCTTGGGGCGCCCCAGCTCACTCCTCTGAATCCACAACAAGCCTCGGGTGCCTCCCCCAACCTCACCTCAGCAGAGGTGCTCAAGGGCGGTCACCTCTCCATACAGCAAGTTTAGACGCATGCTTTTTCTATATGGCCACACGTTGCCACATGGCACACACCCTTCTACATGCCACCCCACCGACTCCCCACTGTCACCGGTACCTAACCATACAGCTGCAGGCTGGTAGAGCCTTGTCTCTTCCTTagaaaggatttttcttttttaattacagGCTGATCGTGGAATTCTAAAACATGGAAATGTAACACTGCATCCATCTCCACCGAACATTTAGTCATCTGAAGCCTGGGGTAGCCAGCTGGTCTCAAAGTCATCTGGGATACATTTATTTTGATTAAATTGATCAGATTTCTATTTACAGGATAGAATTTTTCACCATACTGAATACAGCTGTGTTTACTAGGatctgtaaaagaagaaaacagcaccCCACCATCAGTCCTACAGCAGAGAGCACTGGGAACCTCAAGGAGTGAAAGCTGAGGCGGTGGCTTTCACAGTCACAAGGAATTCTGCAGGCAGCTGCTCGGCCCATGCTCTCCAGCCAGTCAGGAAATGGGTGTTAAGTTGAAGCTGAAAATACAAGCAGCAATCAAGCCCGATCCAGCAGTGGCAGACTTCCTGTGCAAAACGGTCAGAAACCTTGGCTTCACATCTCTACACGCATGCACATGCATTTAAATCCATGCCGCAAGGCTGCAGTTTTCTCTGGGGACGCTGGTACAGTCACCGAGTCCACCAGTTTCCTCTGTGACAGCACCGGGGACTTCCAGACTGCAATCCACAGCTCCTCCATCCGTATGCCAGGCTATAAATTatgccatcttcccagaatgaGCCCGCCGAGCAGGCAGCAGACAGTGAGCCGGCACCCGCGTCCCCGTCGCCACGCGCTCCTCACTCTGCCTGCTCAGGCAGACACCGCAGGTACCTGGAGTCTCCATCCTCGGCCCCACTCCCGGGTGCACGCCACCACCTAAGGCGCAGCTTACCGGACTGAGCCCTGGGAGCACGGAGGGTGGCGGGGGCCGGGCGCGCACATGCCTCACCTCCCTTCCGGGGCTCGGCGTCCTTCCTACCCGCCCCACCCTGGCTGCCGTCCTCCGCGTGCCCGGCGCCCGTGGGCAGAGAGGTCCTCCTGCGCGCAGACGACGGTCCGGAGCAGGGCAGGTGCGCACGGTGCACCCGGGCGCCGACGGCAGGGGAGCTCGGCGTGCCCGCAGCGATGCAGCCCTGGAGCTGAGAG from Manis pentadactyla isolate mManPen7 chromosome 16, mManPen7.hap1, whole genome shotgun sequence carries:
- the LOC118907941 gene encoding uncharacterized protein LOC118907941 isoform X2, with protein sequence MIDEYPSGFSVPGLGHNTGQVQLLFPACGVLGALLPSGPKDLHLCSTEPDILCGFGSVPSLPSHSGHPSKAPVHGQLLCVHVARCSQDRKGTSMADEVMKSLRSHFEKLVPFKMCLNDFKCKDVSDATEDRARPSLSSRAASLRARRAPLPSAPGCTVRTCPAPDRRLRAGGPLCPRAPGTRRTAARVGRVGRTPSPGREVRHVRARPPPPSVLPGLSPVSCALGGGVHPGVGPRMETPGTCGVCLSRQSEERVATGTRVPAHCLLPARRAHSGKMA